The following are from one region of the Corylus avellana chromosome ca1, CavTom2PMs-1.0 genome:
- the LOC132167438 gene encoding uncharacterized protein LOC132167438 isoform X2, with product MAVAWRPVLPLITIFALIAFEEWVSVPSCKTVPSAADLGQPAAESEEDLKVMMVANLLLLGSEAGFVNLYFRHYYTSKFFRKSFESVRPDMLLVLGDVSARGSELTRGKWVSVVHQFQGLLGPFLGLPYHVILGDRDVGDCRGLNVKMVNWVAGNFPGLDSAGCGAFEISNTSFVSLNAVALLCGDNDLRFGVEKVVERECVDLQMGTEGPTEAMNEGGKFREIDHKIGWRENSISYGSGPVLLLHFPLHRTSDGNCGGVDAFDESLKLSRESSTALDRRGLVGTGPYKLSQTLPPNVTEYIFQALRPSAHTHGFCDRLHSDGTREVTVPAMTWNVGGDPGFVVATFHRNSRAVSVSYCSLARESHVLIAYIIFVALFVSTMLISKPPLLICLRR from the exons ATGGCGGTCGCGTGGAGGCCAGTGTTGCCTCTTATCACAATATTTGCTCTGATCGCTTTCGAAGAGTGGGTCTCCGTTCCTTCGTGCAAAACCGTGCCCAGCGCCGCCGACCTCGGTCAACCAGCCGCTGAATCCGAAGAGGACTTGAAGGTTATGATGGTCGCCAACTTGCTCTTGTTGGGTTCCGAAGCTGGCTTCGTCAACCTCTATTTCAGACACTATTACACGTCCAAGTTCTTTCGG AAATCGTTCGAAAGTGTTAGGCCTGATATGCTGCTAGTTTTGGGAGATGTTTCGGCAAGAGGTTCAGAGTTAACAAGAGGGAAATGGGTTTCTGTGGTCCACCAGTTTCAGGGACTGTTAGGCCCGTTTCTGGGTCTTCCTTATCACGTCATTCTGGGTGACAGGGACGTCGGAGATTGTAGAGGGTTGAATGTGAAAATGGTTAATTGGGTCGCTGGCAATTTCCCAGGACTGGATTCGGCGGGTTGTGGTGCCTTTGAGATTAGTAACACCAGCTTCGTCTCGCTCAATGCTGTGGCTTTGCTTTGTGGGGACAATGATCTACGGTTTGGTGTTGAGAAAGTAGtggagagagagtgtgtggaTTTGCAAATGGGAACTGAAGGCCCAACAGAAGCAATGAATGAGGGTGGAAAATTCAGGGAGATAGACCATAAAATTGGTTGGAGAGAGAATAGCATTTCATATGGGTCTGGTCCTGTTCTACTGCTTCACTTCCCTTTGCACCGTACATCAGATGGAAACTGTGGTGGGGTTGACGCTTTTGATGAAAGTTTGAAACTTTCACGAGAGAGTTCAACTGCGCTGGATCGCAG GGGGCTTGTTGGGACTGGGCCATACAAGTTATCGCAGACTCTCCCACCAAATGTTACCGAATACATTTTTCAGGCCCTTAGACCAAG TGCACACACCCACGGATTTTGTGATCGCCTTCACTCAGATGGAACCCGTGAGGTGACTGTTCCGGCCATGACATGGAATGTGGGGGGTGACCCTGGATTTGTTGTTGCCACTTTCCACAGGAATAGTAGGGCAGTCAGTGTGAGCTATTGCTCTCTTGCTAGAGAATCTCATGTTTTAATAGCCTATATAATTTTTGTAGCGTTGTTTGTGTCAACTATGCTCATCTCTAAACCCCCTCTTTTGATATGTTTAAGAAGATGA
- the LOC132167438 gene encoding uncharacterized protein LOC132167438 isoform X1: MAVAWRPVLPLITIFALIAFEEWVSVPSCKTVPSAADLGQPAAESEEDLKVMMVANLLLLGSEAGFVNLYFRHYYTSKFFRKSFESVRPDMLLVLGDVSARGSELTRGKWVSVVHQFQGLLGPFLGLPYHVILGDRDVGDCRGLNVKMVNWVAGNFPGLDSAGCGAFEISNTSFVSLNAVALLCGDNDLRFGVEKVVERECVDLQMGTEGPTEAMNEGGKFREIDHKIGWRENSISYGSGPVLLLHFPLHRTSDGNCGGVDAFDESLKLSRESSTALDRRGLVGTGPYKLSQTLPPNVTEYIFQALRPRIVFSAHTHGFCDRLHSDGTREVTVPAMTWNVGGDPGFVVATFHRNSRAVSVSYCSLARESHVLIAYIIFVALFVSTMLISKPPLLICLRR; the protein is encoded by the exons ATGGCGGTCGCGTGGAGGCCAGTGTTGCCTCTTATCACAATATTTGCTCTGATCGCTTTCGAAGAGTGGGTCTCCGTTCCTTCGTGCAAAACCGTGCCCAGCGCCGCCGACCTCGGTCAACCAGCCGCTGAATCCGAAGAGGACTTGAAGGTTATGATGGTCGCCAACTTGCTCTTGTTGGGTTCCGAAGCTGGCTTCGTCAACCTCTATTTCAGACACTATTACACGTCCAAGTTCTTTCGG AAATCGTTCGAAAGTGTTAGGCCTGATATGCTGCTAGTTTTGGGAGATGTTTCGGCAAGAGGTTCAGAGTTAACAAGAGGGAAATGGGTTTCTGTGGTCCACCAGTTTCAGGGACTGTTAGGCCCGTTTCTGGGTCTTCCTTATCACGTCATTCTGGGTGACAGGGACGTCGGAGATTGTAGAGGGTTGAATGTGAAAATGGTTAATTGGGTCGCTGGCAATTTCCCAGGACTGGATTCGGCGGGTTGTGGTGCCTTTGAGATTAGTAACACCAGCTTCGTCTCGCTCAATGCTGTGGCTTTGCTTTGTGGGGACAATGATCTACGGTTTGGTGTTGAGAAAGTAGtggagagagagtgtgtggaTTTGCAAATGGGAACTGAAGGCCCAACAGAAGCAATGAATGAGGGTGGAAAATTCAGGGAGATAGACCATAAAATTGGTTGGAGAGAGAATAGCATTTCATATGGGTCTGGTCCTGTTCTACTGCTTCACTTCCCTTTGCACCGTACATCAGATGGAAACTGTGGTGGGGTTGACGCTTTTGATGAAAGTTTGAAACTTTCACGAGAGAGTTCAACTGCGCTGGATCGCAG GGGGCTTGTTGGGACTGGGCCATACAAGTTATCGCAGACTCTCCCACCAAATGTTACCGAATACATTTTTCAGGCCCTTAGACCAAG GATCGTTTTCAGTGCACACACCCACGGATTTTGTGATCGCCTTCACTCAGATGGAACCCGTGAGGTGACTGTTCCGGCCATGACATGGAATGTGGGGGGTGACCCTGGATTTGTTGTTGCCACTTTCCACAGGAATAGTAGGGCAGTCAGTGTGAGCTATTGCTCTCTTGCTAGAGAATCTCATGTTTTAATAGCCTATATAATTTTTGTAGCGTTGTTTGTGTCAACTATGCTCATCTCTAAACCCCCTCTTTTGATATGTTTAAGAAGATGA
- the LOC132167437 gene encoding probable beta-D-xylosidase 7 isoform X1 gives MGLIHCLSLVSLLLLVHTTESTQPPFSCDASNPSTKSFPFCQTSLPIRKRVQDLVSRLTLDEKISQLVNTAPPIPRLGIPGYQWWSEALHGVANVGPGIHFNGAIKAATSFPQVILTAASFDTHLWYRIGQVIGAEARAVYNAGQAEGMTFWAPNINIFRDPRWGRGQETPGEDPLVTGRYAAAYVRGVQGDSFEGGKLKGRLQASACCKHFTAYDLDDWKGVNRFVFDARVTVQDMADTYQPPFQSCVEEGRASGIMCAYNRVNGVPSCADYNLLSKTARGRWGFNGYITSDCDAVSIIFDNQRYAKTPEDAVVDVLKAGMDVDCGSYLQNHTKKAVEQKKLPESEIDRALRNLFSVRMRLGLFDGNPVQQRFGNIGPGQVCSQDHQDLALEAARSGIVLLKNSDRLLPLPKKKTLSLAVIGPNANSPKTLLGNYAGPPCKSVTPLQALQSYAKNTLFHQGCDSVDCSSAAIGEAVNIAKKVDYVVLVVGLDQTQEREAHDRVHLELPGKQQELINAVASAAKKPVVLVLLSGGPVDISSAKNDKHIGSILWAGYPGQAGGSAIAEVIFGDHNPGGRLPVTWYPQDFVKVPMTDMRMRAEASSGYPGRTYRFYEGEKVFEFGYGLSYSNYVYELPAVAQSMIHLNQSSATQTAENRLVSELDKDLCERKKISVNVRVKNEGEMAGKHSVLLFVRREKASHGSPVKQLVGFQSINLKAGERAEVEFVLNPCERLSKANEAGLMVIEPGSHFLVVGDAELPLTIII, from the exons ATGGGACTTATCCATTGCCTCTCTCTCGTATCCCTTCTCCTCCTTGTGCATACTACTGAGTCAACTCAGCCTCCATTTTCATGTGACGCATCCAACCCATCAACGAAATCGTTCCCTTTCTGCCAAACCTCACTACCCATCAGGAAACGAGTCCAGGACCTCGTATCCCGCCTCACATTGGACGAGAAGATCTCTCAGCTCGTTAACACAGCGCCTCCGATCCCCCGCCTCGGCATCCCCGGCTACCAGTGGTGGTCCGAGGCTTTACACGGCGTTGCCAACGTTGGCCCCGGCATCCATTTTAATGGGGCTATCAAGGCCGCCACAAGCTTCCCTCAGGTTATTCTGACTGCCGCTTCCTTTGATACCCATCTCTGGTATCGCATCGGCCAG gTGATTGGAGCTGAGGCTAGAGCGGTGTACAATGCAGGGCAAGCGGAGGGGATGACGTTTTGGGCTCcgaatataaatatatttaggGACCCAAGATGGGGGAGAGGGCAAGAGACGCCTGGAGAGGATCCATTGGTGACAGGGAGGTATGCAGCGGCATATGTGAGGGGTGTTCAGGGGGACTCCTTCGAGGGTGGGAAGCTCAAAGGGAGACTTCAAGCTTCGGCTTGTTGCAAGCATTTCACGGCTTATGATTTGGACGACTGGAAGGGCGTAAACCGCTTCGTTTTCGATGCTCGC GTGACGGTGCAAGATATGGCGGACACATATCAACCTCCATTCCAGAGCTGCGTAGAAGAAGGGCGAGCCAGTGGGATAATGTGTGCGTACAACCGTGTCAATGGCGTCCCAAGCTGTGCAGATTATAATCTGCTATCTAAGACTGCCAGAGGCCGATGGGGTTTCAATGG CTACATCACATCAGATTGCGATGCTGTCTCTATCATCTTTGACAACCAAAGATATGCTAAAACACCAGAAGATGCTGTTGTTGATGTCCTCAAAGCTG GAATGGATGTCGATTGCGGATCCTACTTGCAGAACCATACCAAGAAAGCAGTAGAGCAGAAAAAGTTACCTGAATCAGAAATAGACAGGGCCCTTCGCAACCTTTTCTCTGTTAGAATGAGGTTGGGACTGTTTGATGGCAATCCAGTTCAACAGCGTTTTGGCAACATTGGTCCAGGCCAAGTGTGTTCCCAAGATCACCAGGATCTAGCCCTTGAAGCCGCTCGGAGTGGCATTGTTCTGTTAAAAAACTCCGACAGATTGCTGCcattgcccaaaaaaaaaaccttgtcgCTTGCTGTAATAGGCCCCAACGCCAATTCCCCAAAAACACTTCTTGGAAACTATGCAGGCCCGCCATGCAAATCTGTTACCCCACTGCAAGCATTGCAGAGTTATGCTAAAAACACACTCTTCCATCAGGGCTGTGATTCAGTGGATTGTTCTTCTGCTGCAATTGGTGAAGCAGTCAACATAGCGAAGAAGGTGGATTATGTGGTGTTGGTTGTGGGACTGGATCAAACTCAAGAGAGGGAGGCACACGATCGTGTGCACCTAGAGCTTCCTGGAAAGCAGCAGGAGCTGATCAATGCTGTAGCAAGTGCAGCTAAGAAACCAGTTGTTTTGGTTCTTCTTTCCGGTGGTCCAGTTGATATATCTTCAGCCAAGAATGACAAACACATCGGAAGCATCTTGTGGGCTGGTTATCCAGGTCAAGCTGGAGGAAGTGCGATTGCAGAAGTTATCTTTGGCGATCACAACCCAG GAGGAAGATTGCCAGTGACTTGGTATCCACAAGACTTCGTAAAAGTACCAATGACAGACATGAGGATGAGGGCAGAGGCATCGTCGGGCTATCCCGGGCGCACATACCGTTTCTACGAAGGTGAAAAAGTTTTCGAGTTCGGTTATGGCCTCAGCTACTCGAACTATGTTTATGAGCTCCCGGCTGTCGCACAAAGCATGATCCACTTGAATCAATCATCAGCTACACAGACGGCGGAAAACAGGTTAGTTTCAGAGCTTGATAAGGACCTGTGTGAGAGGAAGAAGATCTCGGTCAATGTCCGCGTAAAAAATGAAGGGGAGATGGCGGGTAAGCATTCGGTATTGCTGTTTGTGAGAAGGGAAAAGGCTAGCCATGGGAGCCCAGTCAAACAGCTGGTTGGTTTCCAGAGCATTAACCTAAAGGCAGGGGAAAGAGCTGAAGTTGAATTTGTGTTGAACCCATGTGAACGCCTTAGCAAAGCCAATGAAGCTGGTTTGATGGTGATCGAGCCAGGATCACATTTCTTGGTTGTAGGTGATGCAGAGCTCCCACTTACCATCATAATTTGA